The Candidatus Melainabacteria bacterium RIFOXYA2_FULL_32_9 genome window below encodes:
- a CDS encoding 3-isopropylmalate dehydratase, producing MDKKGKAWKFGDDISTDHIAPGRLFHLRTNLPEFAKHVLEDANPEFASNMSQGDFVVAGRNFGLGSSREHAPTIIKLAGVNGVLAKSFARIFFRNAINIGLLLIECDTDKINQDDEIEVDLEKGIVKNLTQNIDIPITPLPDVMIKILNEGGLAKHIEKHGNFQLV from the coding sequence GATAAAAAAGGTAAAGCCTGGAAATTTGGAGATGATATAAGCACTGATCATATAGCACCTGGTAGATTATTTCACTTAAGAACTAATTTACCTGAATTCGCAAAACACGTATTAGAAGATGCAAACCCTGAATTTGCTTCCAATATGTCACAAGGTGATTTTGTAGTAGCAGGAAGAAACTTTGGACTTGGTTCCTCAAGAGAACATGCTCCTACAATTATCAAGCTTGCAGGTGTAAATGGAGTGCTCGCAAAATCATTTGCAAGAATCTTCTTTAGAAACGCCATCAATATTGGTCTACTTTTAATAGAATGTGACACAGATAAAATAAATCAGGATGATGAAATTGAAGTTGATCTTGAAAAAGGTATAGTTAAAAACCTGACTCAAAATATTGATATACCAATTACACCGCTACCTGATGTTATGATAAAAATCCTCAATGAAGGTGGACTAGCAAAACACATAGAAAAACATGGTAATTTTCAATTAGTTTAG